The Tenrec ecaudatus isolate mTenEca1 chromosome 14, mTenEca1.hap1, whole genome shotgun sequence genome contains a region encoding:
- the LOC142425395 gene encoding PDZ domain-containing protein 11, which produces MDSRIPYDDYPVVFLPAYENPPAWIPPHERVYHPDYNNELTQFLPRIITLKKPPGAQLGFNIRGGKASQLGIFISKVIPDSDAHRAGLQEGDQVLAVNDVDFQDIEHSKAVEILKTAREISMRVRFFPYNYHRQKERTVH; this is translated from the coding sequence ATGGACAGCCGGATACCTTATGATGACTACCCGGTGGTTTTCCTGCCTGCCTATGAGAATCCGCCAGCGTGGATCCCTCCTCATGAGAGGGTATACCACCCAGACTACAACAATGAGCTGACCCAGTTCTTGCCTCGAATTATCACATTGAAGAAGCCTCCTGGAGCTCAGCTGGGATTTAACATCCGAGGAGGAAAGGCATCCCAGCTAGGCATCTTCATCTCCAAGGTGATTCCTGACTCTGATGCACATCGAGCAGGACTTCAGGAAGGAGACCAAGTCTTAGCTGTGAAtgatgtggatttccaagacattGAACACAGCAAGGCTGTTGAGATCCTGAAAACAGCCCGTGAGATAAGCATGCGTGTACGCTTCTTTCCCTACAATTATCATCGCCAAAAAGAGAGGACTGTGCACTAG